The Mauremys reevesii isolate NIE-2019 linkage group 22, ASM1616193v1, whole genome shotgun sequence genomic interval ATTGCTATTGTGCTGTAATTGGCTTCCGGAGCTGTCCCATAATCCCTCAAGTGACATCCCAGggtttcccccttcccctgcctcaggactggttgtttcctgccactgtctgaacttacaagacagcctgCTGGCCCCCTCTCTGGCCCTCTAAACACACAGTGCCTCTCTCCCCTCCATACACACCCACCCAGCCCAGTTCAGTTTAAAAGCTGCTGGCAATACAGTAGGAtgccctggaacaatgggattgggaaacctgcatcatgtgacgtTGTGCctgcccatgaggcattgcaaacccttccccaaGCGCCCTGCGGTCAGTTGCACCGTGGGATagctcccacaatgcactgctgtcttGCCCTTGCAAGACCTGCTAATGTGGATGTGCTCCAgcatcacaaggagcacagtgtggacaccCAACAGCAGTTTAATTCCAGCGCTTTAATAACTGTGGAATAACTTgtggcgcagaaacttgccagtgtagacacacccttagaccATGTCCGCTGTAGGAGCCCTTTGCCGGTATAAGAATCCCAGGATACCCTGTTGGCAGATAAAACCACCCTCTGAGTAACAATGCACCGTACTGTATAATTGAATTCACACTGGCTAGCACAGCTCTCTTCCCAACGCCTGACCGACAGATCTGCCCTGGCAGAAATCTGTACCATATCCCTGGCCTAAATCCAGAGCCACTCCGGATTTACTGGTGTTTACATATATTTGGTATAATACTGTACAAGGTGCAGGGCAGACTCAGGCCTGGCACCTCTGGATCTCATTTATGCTGGGTCGATCCAGAGTGACTCTGGATTCATAGGGGCACATGCCAGATGAGGGCCCGTCTGGCCTTTGGAGAACAGGGAGCTTTCTACCGCACGAGGAAGGTGGGGGGCAAACGGGAAGGCCCAGGGGACAGACTCACCGAAAGGATGAGACGAAGCAGGTCTGGGCCGGGGCACCCTCGACCAGGCAGCGGTTCTCTTCCACCTGCCAGCCATGGCCCCCATGCTCCACCTGCCAGTGAGAGAACTGATCTGCGGGAAGAGAATGTGTCAGGGGCGAGGTGCAGTGGGAGCTGGTTTGATGGGGCGGGGGACGACACCCTGCTGGGCACCCattcccaggggagggggaggagcgagttAATGTGGCTCTTGAAAATAAACAGGGAGAGAAATAAATATGGGGGGGGttactggggaggagggagactcCACCTCCTTTCCTGACACCCCTCCCAGACCCCCAAATACCTTTTTATCCCAGTGCCCCCgtcacccccgcccccaccagtgCTAATTCCCCCCTTCCCCTATGCTGGTGCTCCCTCTCCCTtgccccccccaacccacactctccctggtgcccctccccacatacacactcctCAGTGCTCCCCACTCACCTCCTGCTCTCCCACctggtccccctccccccgcacctggcagtggccactgtgggaaggcaGGCCACTGGGACCGATGGAGCACGGGTCTGACCCACTAGGGCCGATCGTCTGGTGACACCCCGACTCTCCTCGCCTCCTCCCATAACCCCCGGCTGCCCCCGCCCATGTTCCCACCTTTCCTCGCCCCCGGGCCGGCACCCACCCTGCCCGCAGGGGTTCCGGAGCAGGTTGCGCCCGAAAGGCTCCAGGAGGCAGATCCGGCTCCACCGCGGCGCGGGGCAGAGGCGGGCGGCCGCCAGGGTGGCCCCCAAGCCCGGCCGCCTCTCGCCCTGCAGCCGCCAGACCGTGGGCCCGTCGATGAGGTCCCGCCAGCGGCGACACACCGGCCGGCAGCGGGTCAGCAGGACGCGGCCCGGGACCCAGCTCAGGATCCGCGTCAGCAGCTCGTCCGGGAGCCGGTTCAGGGCCGGAGGAGACGGGCGCGTCCCCCCCGGCCTTTCCCCGAAAGCAGCGAGATGCTGCAGCCGCCGCGCCCTGTCCAGGGTTTCCCGAATGGGCCGCACCCTCTCCTCCGGGGGAGGctggctcccgccctgccccatgTCCGCGGGGCGGCCTGGCTCGCTCAGGCCCAGCTACCGCTCCTCACCGCATCAGCTCATGTGATCCCGGCCCCGCCTTGGACCCGTCCCGGCCTCGTTTACACGGCTGCAAAGCGAGCACCGGATCCCGCCCCTTGCAAGCCAGGGGGCGCCTGAAACAGGCTGCGGGAAACGGCCCCAGCTCCGGGTTCCCCGCCCAGCCCCGCTGCAGGGTCTGGCAccggcagagaacccaggagtcctggctcccagcccctctggctcTAACCCAGTGGTGGCTAAACTGCAGCTCAGGAGCAACatgtggctccttgtacaggcaccgactccggggctagagctacaggtgccaactttccagtgtgctgggggggtgctcactgctcaacccctggctctgccaccggcCCTCCACCTCttctcacctcctcccctgagcccaCCGTGTCCTCACTCCTCATCTAGTGGTAAGATTAGGTCAGTGTTATTGacctcccagggctgggttctatTCGCTGCTGTCTCAGACTCcccatgtgactttgggcaagtcccttcctacgtgctgtgcctcagtttacccacctgCACAAATAGGGTCAATGACGCTGAACCACCTCCCACGgcgggtggggggctgagtgcAGCCAGGGAAGGGCTGACCATGTCGTCAGCACGGAAACTGGTGCTCAGCAATTTGCAGAGCACAAGCctggagctgggccatgccccaaggTGTCTGCAGTCCAGCTGCTGCCCTGCGTGGGAATGCCACAGGGGGGTAGAAAGCTCCCAAAGCTAGAGATGGAACCCAGGTGTTCCctcccactagaccccactccccttccagagctggggagagaacccaggagtcctgcctcatTTCCCCCCACGCTCTAACACAGCGCCCTGACCTTAGAAGCACTAGatgttccttccccttccctcccttctcATGACCTGCTCTAATGTTGTGACACCAACCTCTGGATAACCGAGCCGGTCAGGTCAAGCCGACGTCTCCGCCTGCCTGCGCCCCATCCCCTCCTGCGTGGAATCCCTGAGGTGGGTCCATCCCTCGGTGCTTCTCCAATGACTGATTTCTTGGGCCTCGCTAGGTTCTCCCATCACCCCATGGCTAaggaagctggggctttaataatcctccctccccccataaccAGGGAAAAAGCAAATCTAAATTAACTTGAATGTGCCTTCTCGTTCTCTCCGGTTTAAATCAGGCCCAAGTCCATTGGAGTCAGCAGGCCTCTTTCTTCACTCAACCATTTGAGCAGTAGGAGAATCAGAGCCTTGGACTTCAATGGGGGCAGAATTTGGGCTTTTTTTGACACAGATAACACAAAGCACCAGATCCCCCAGCATCACGCCTCCAATCACCGGGACGGTATCCCCTGCTGGTGTAAGAGAGCAAAGACACCAATGGCAGGACATTGGTTGATACCATCCGACTTCTGGCCTGTCTTTATGAGTAGGGCTAAGACCCATCCTGATGAGTGCACGCAGGACCAGCTGATGCACTGAAGGCTGTCGCTGAGCCACGTGTCAGAAATTAGACCCCAGTCCCCTAGAAAGGTCTTGCGAATCAACCCCTGCTGGGAGTGGGCTCTGCGGCTCCGCCTATAAACCCCTGCCCATGCCCCGGGATCATGCGTTAGTACAAGAGTGGACTTTGCCTTACGCCCACATCGCCCCCCCTGAAATGGGGAGGGAACTGCACCAAAGCACTGCTAGGCCCCGGTTCTGGTCTCATGTAGACCTGGGtgaatctggagtcactccactgGAGTCTTTCCAGATTTACACACTTCAGAATCCGACCCTTGGTTTATGTCAGCAAAAGGTCTGAGTGTCTACCAGGACCACTGGCTTTGTTGGGATCCAAGTGCAGTGAGAACAGACCTGAAGATTATGTTCCCCATAAACTCCTGGACAATCAACAAGTGGCTATTTATGTTTGTCTAAGGGCTGCCCGGTATGGTATTCTCCTGAGCACTGCACTACCCAAACCTTGCAGGAGCTGGGTTCTAATCCCCCTTCCCCAGAATATTGCAATCTAATTAGCACAGGGGAGGGGTGTATTTTGCTCACGTGCTTGTGAATCTGGATTCACATCAGACAGGCAGCACCACAGGCATCAGCTGGCAGAAAAAACTCTCCCGTTAACAGAACACGCAGTGAGCTCCCAATCCACCTCTCTGCAGCTTCCTAACGGAAACGTGGCAGAGACCATCTGAAAATTCCTCATCATGGTGGTAAAAAAATAGTAGTTTGGGTTTTGATTAAACCCCTTTACGCTCTGATGACACAATCCCAATGTCCCCAAATAGGGGAACAAGCCGAGTTGTTTCCATCTTTAAAGACTTGTTGCTTCTGCAATGCAGCGGCAGGTTCACACTGACCCAAGTCAGGCACTAGGAACCTAAAGATTCGCCACGGTGCTCTTTGGTCCTGCGTGGGATGAGCCTGGCCAGAAAGAACGGACTGAAAAAGCTCCTCAGGCAAAGGGGCATATTATTTCAAAGAGACGCATCCCCCTGATTTGTTCTAGGACAGGAGAGGAGCTCGCGGAGGCAAATGAAGATCATCATTCCGGCTCACATGAGAGATTCATGGAGACCCGCTCCTGGCTCTCAGCTGAGTTTCACCATGACAGTGGAGTTGGTGATCCGTGCGCCATAGTGTCCCGGCCTGAAATGAGTGTCCTTCCCTTTGTGGAGGAAATGCACATACCGCACTCCGCGGCCGTACTTCCTGAACCGGTAGGACAcctgggagggaaggaaaaggaaccCAAATTGATCTCTGGACCCTGTCACAAATCCGTGTGCTCCAGAGAGAGGAAGCAGGGGCTACACAGACTGGTGAAGATATTcttgcagggcaggggctgggcaaaacGGAATAGCTGCTGTGCAGCGAGAGGGGGGTCGGAGAGCAGGCCTGCCCCACATTCCCCCCAAGTGGTggcctaagttccctgtaaggtGCGTGGCcgtgcagcagcctatttagcgctgtgcaggggctcagggaaccCGTCCAGACGGGACCTGCTCCAAGCGGGACGTCCCTCCCCCAACTCAACCCCAGACCTGCCATGGTCGGGGGAAGGGCGGCCTGAACCCAGCCATGGCCCGTACCTGCCTCAGCCAGGGAGAGAGGCACCCCAGTACCAGCCCGGACCTCCCGTGGCTGGGGAATGGTGCCTATCCCATAGCCCCAGAGCTGCCGCGGCGGGGAGAGAGACCTGGGAGAAGCCCCCTCTCCCTGCCGTtgtcccagagcaccctcctgcaccctaagccCCTcttccacagccccaccccagagcctgcacccccagagccctcaccccctgcacctcaaccttctgttccagccctgagcccctcatccccagccacaacccagagccctcaccccctgaaccccaaccctctgccccagctctgagccctctgCCACACATCACGtccatactggtgcacataactagggtggataaaaatcaatgattacaaaaaataggattttttgataggttttttcctcacgAACCATTTTATCTAAAGATCGTTTTAATTAAGACACATTATAGCTCaaatatctcatcatggaacagggattataaattctaattctatcgtatgagacaatatattcatgtcatgttgaagaaaagttttgtaaatgagttccaatagttcatggattagggacccagtcttatggggttccaggggcttctgtacagattatttaggttaatctttctaccTACCAATGGGACTcggtgctcagtctagaagatgcCCTCAGAGATGCTAAGTTTtgctgttctcaaactgtggatttgtgtctccagagataacatgcttgttaacagcaaaaatgtttttaaataaataaatatatagaggcgAGCAATAACAGACCCCAACCCTATTGTCCcgctgcaaatttgtgtacacagtcagtcccttacctctctctaaaagtgcaaagtttcaaaaagttcagtgaatagaagactgttgggggcagaatagatcggGACAAGGAGaaatctggagataaatgtgagaagggaggcacaggcagtagaaacaaaagtgaaactgtttgagcagcatattccagaagtcttgaggtctttccgagtgtagccttcattgatttgagatccactgtaccattctctcactagaagggaaaacctatattggcagcaggccgtaaaagagacccagtctGGGTCCCATcgatctctgagttgtgaagaatatgtattgttataacaaccaacaataATGCACTTTTATgaagaaatccatgattaaagaGAGTCTTCCTAACTAATGATTGcagggggggatagctcagtggtttgagcattagcctgctgctaaacccagggttgtgagttcaatccttgagggggccacttagggatctggggcaaaaatctgtctggggattggtcctgctttgagcaggaggttggactagatacttcctGAGGCCCTtctaatcctgatattctatgaaatcatgatttaaatcaaatccaccctgcacataacaaaattcattccacacatgggtgggaaaaattagagggagcaCTGGAGGTGTCTCCTGTCCCAGAGGtctgggcccagctccagccgctCATAGAATTCAGAGGAGCCCTCTAGAGTGCACAGACACGTGACGCAGGTGAGGCCATTCCTGCCTCTTTCCTGACCCAGCTGGATGCAGAGCTTTTCCTGCCGAGTGGGGCAGGCAGCGATAGTTTTGGGGGGGGATGAGCACCCACTAGCCCTAGCCATCTGCCGCCTGTGGTGggctagtggatagagcactggatgtCAGGAGACCCATGTTCTATTCTTCTCTCTGCCACCGCCAGCTGCACCTCTGCAATAAATGAGCCTGTGTCCCTTTAGACTGCGCTGTGCCCACAcccggcacaacagggccctgcccggcacaacggggccctgatcgcAGCTGCGGGCTCTAGGTGCGCCGGTAACACACCTCATAAAATCCAGAGCCGCGCAGTGACTCTACAGATACCTCCCAGCGTAAAGAGGCACCAGAAGGAGCCATCGGTCCTGCACGGATCCCATGATCTACGCTGCACAATCTTTGCCTGCCACCTGCGGGCACCTCAACTAGTCACACACGTTATAGCCATAAGAGCGaccttaaaagaacattaaggtgcAGGGTCGAGCCCTCCAGAGTTAGGAACAGCCCGAATTCAGGCTGCCCGTGCACGCTTTGTTCAGCCCCCTTGCGCGTCTGCATTAGAAACCGGTCGTTAATTACACTGTCCCCGCAGGACCCCAGCCCCATTCAGGGCAGGACGGCGCTCAGGGAGGGCACGTCGACGCTGTGCCAATACCACCCGCGGCAGAGCATCTCTGAGCGCGGCTTTACAGACTCGGGCTGGCCTTGCAAATACCCATGTCGACGGCTCTGAAACCCAGGGAGGGAGCTGGTGTCTGAGCCAGAGCGCCAGCCCGAGTGGTAATATCAATGCTGCTGGTTTTAGTGCTGTAGCCTGCGTCTGTAAACCCGGCCGCTGAGACTCTCTGCCCCcgcttgttgggtttttttgcagtgcaGACGTACCCCGAATGGGGAGCTCCTCAGTATTTCTTTGTATCCTCGTCCTTCAGCCTGTGAACCGAATCAGACCCCCAGGCACAGTCCAGGGCCATGAAGGGGGACCCCAGTGGAACCCCAAGGGTACACACCACCACAGATCGAACTCCTGTATGGAAGAATTCTGCCATGGATCTAGCGACCCCtttttggggaggtggattaaccgCAGTGACGGAAGAACCTCTCCAGCCAGCGTTGGCAGCTCCTACACTGAAGCACTCCAGCTGTGAACACTAGAGGGGTTTCACGTGGGCAAGACCCATGGGTGGAGTTTGTTTTGTGggtgagctgggaagagaaccacCCTCCCACGTCCAGCAAGTTTCCCCTTTCAAACTTGATTTCATCCCCCTTCTCGGTCTATGCGATAGATTCCGGGATGGTCACGCTGCAGCCTAGACTGGGTGATGAGTTGGCGTGAAGTGCTGATGACAGCTCCAAGACAGGGCAGGAGCTCTTTCGGTTTGGGAGTCACGATTTTTAACTCTTGGCGCTctggtttttttggttgttttaaacATCCATAATTTTACAAATGACGCCCACTAGTGATTCATCCCTACCCCTTTTCAGTGGTAGATCTGAAAGCGCGTTACAGTAGAGCTTGGTCTCATTATCCCTTCACAGGGGGACTGAGGcgtggggaggggaagtgacttgcccaaagtcaaccCAGTGGCTGAGTCGGttctagaacccaggtgtcctgactcccagtcccttaATGTGCCCAGAGAGCTGGCAACGGAGCCGGCTCACCTGGTGATACTGCGCGTCGTTCCACTGTTGTATGGCATCAGAGTTGGCCTGGAATTCAGCAATTACAGTTCTTCTGTTGGCAGCCAGGAGCTTGACACAGATGGAGTATTCACAGCCACCATTTCGCTGGGTGCCCCACCTGCAGGATGGGAACAGACGTTGGGGAACATGGAACCTCGTCGGGCAGCAAGAGGGAGACAGGACACAGCCCCCCCCGAATGTAGAACATAACAGGAatcctgggaacacacacagctgAATCCAACACAAGCAGCACCACCGGTTTTTTGGTCCCCATCTATCAGGGGATTTCACCAGCATCTTAGCTCCAAGCACTGTAACATCCTCACCCGCTGGTCTTGTCTAGCCCAGCAACTTCAGGGAAGCCCGTCTACAATCCTAGCCAGCAAATCCGAGAACAGACACGACCTGTGACATGCATTTGACGCAAGCCGCTGACCAACAGTTGGGCAGGAGaaactcactgttaaaaatccgACCCTTGTCACCGCTTTAATTAAGGGCTAACAGGGCTCCCAACCTACATCTCTGGGTCCTCCGAGGGGAcctccagcaaaaaaaaacaaTAGATCAAACAAGGTTCAACAGGCttgatatttttaaatgattaaaaaaacaaccccaaaacaaacccaaaccctTTGATTTTGAGGCACAGGTGGCCCCTATAACTAGAAATGAAGGAAACTGCA includes:
- the LOC120388630 gene encoding F-box only protein 17-like isoform X2; this encodes MGQGGSQPPPEERVRPIRETLDRARRLQHLAAFGERPGGTRPSPPALNRLPDELLTRILSWVPGRVLLTRCRPVCRRWRDLIDGPTVWRLQGERRPGLGATLAAARLCPAPRWSRICLLEPFGRNLLRNPCGQDQFSHWQVEHGGHGWQVEENRCLVEGAPAQTCFVSSFRWCVKSQLVDLLEEGLWEELLDTYQPEIYISDWWGAREDCGCEYSICVKLLAANRSTVIAEFQANPDPVQQWNDQQYHQVSHRFRQYGRGVRYVHFLHQGKDTRFWAGNYGARITNSTVMVKLS
- the LOC120388630 gene encoding F-box only protein 17-like isoform X1, whose product is MGQGGSQPPPEERVRPIRETLDRARRLQHLAAFGERPGGTRPSPPALNRLPDELLTRILSWVPGRVLLTRCRPVCRRWRDLIDGPTVWRLQGERRPGLGATLAAARLCPAPRWSRICLLEPFGRNLLRNPCGQDQFSHWQVEHGGHGWQVEENRCLVEGAPAQTCFVSSFRWCVKSQLVDLLEEGLWEELLDTYQPEIYISDWWGAREDCGCEYSICVKLLAANRSTVIAEFQANPDPVQQWNDQQYHQVSHRFRQYGRGVWYVHFLHKGKDTHFWAGHYGARITNSTVLVKLS
- the LOC120388630 gene encoding F-box only protein 17-like isoform X3; amino-acid sequence: MGQGGSQPPPEERVRPIRETLDRARRLQHLAAFGERPGGTRPSPPALNRLPDELLTRILSWVPGRVLLTRCRPVCRRWRDLIDGPTVWRLQGERRPGLGATLAAARLCPAPRWSRICLLEPFGRNLLRNPCGQDQFSHWQVEHGGHGWQVEENRCLVEGAPAQTCFVSSFRWCVKSQLVDLLEEGLWEELLDTYQPEIYISDWWGAREDCGCEYSICVKLLAANRSTVIAEFQANPDPVQQWNDQQYHQVSHRFRQYGRGVRYVQFHHQGKDTHFWAGHYGARITNSTVMVKLS